In Corticium candelabrum chromosome 1, ooCorCand1.1, whole genome shotgun sequence, the genomic stretch GAAGTTGTGTTCTACTCgattcagagctacgagcatgtgtgtgtgtgtgtgtgtgtgtgtgtgtgtgtgtgtgtgtgtgtgtgtgtgtgtgtgcgtgtgtgtgtgacagtacaTACAAGCTAGTGAATTGCATGgtttaattattatttcatGATTTACGAAATAATTCTGTAACAAATATAAAATTGTGTGTAtaacaaatctaaatacaaatcTAGACTATTCCCATACCCTAAAAATtgtgtgtttatatgtttAGTTAGATGCATTACAATAAAGACAAACGACTGGATAATTTAGTATCATTCAAACAGTCCAAGTGCTGCATACAATAGACTCGAgggtccagccggtcatcccCCCTACACAGTCTTTTGCCTCGTAGGGGGGATGACAGGCCGAACCCTTGAACCTACACGTATAACAATATGCAACCAATTGTTACCTTCCAGAAGTTTCTGTAGCTCGTGTATCGAATGAACAAGCACATGGAACTGCTTACGTCGTGTTTCCAGCTGTATGTAAGCATGTACACGTATTATAAACAGTCAAGATGTTTATGACCATCACGTCAACCTTCGTTTGTAacatttcttgttgttctttCAGTTCAGATAGTTCTGTTTCCAAGGCAACCATTTGTCTTGATAAAACACAAATGTTGGTGTGAAATTTTGCATGTAGAATGATTTGTTACTTTGCTGAttcttgtctgtctggatgCTGCTGGATTATTGAGGCCAATGCATCATATTCTAATAAAACATGCAATGTTGACAGTGTACTCTGGTAATAAACACAATTGGACAcccatatgtttgtttgtctgtcggtctgtctgtccatctgtctgtgcgtccatccatctgtctgtctatctgtctgtctacatatattttccatttaaatcaaacgtttacatcatgagcaacctaacactaacgctgtctgtctgttttgtctgtctgtctgtccatccgtctgttttgtctgtctgtctgtccatccgtctgtctgtctgtccatctctgtttttgtctgtccgtccatctgtctgttttgtctgtctgtccatccatccgtttgtctgtctgtccatctgtctgtctgtctctgtccatccatctgtctgtccatccgtctgtctgtctctctgtctgtctgtccatctgtctgtccatccatccgtctgtctgtttttgtccgtctgtctatccgactgtctgtctacttgtctgtctctttcctTGTTCACTACGTTTATCTGTTCAATTTCTCTCTCATTCCTACCTTGCCGATGTTTCCTAATGTTCTTCGCATCTCTCAACTCTTTCTGAGAAGCCTTGATCTTAATCTGTGCTTCTTGAATACTTCTCTCTGTTCACACAAGCGACTATTGACTGTCCTATCTACACACCCACTGACCACAATACACTTGCCTATGTCACTGTGCATTTGTTCATATCGATGTGTCTCTCTCTGATTCATTTCACAGACCATTTCTGTTTTACCCATAGCAAATTCACACTGACTTAACGTCACCAGAAGTCGTTGATACTGAGCATGCCTGAAAGCACAAAATATGTTGACACAAAACGGATCTTAACACGTAGTAAtaatgtttgcttgttttagaCTCTGATTACCAGTATCACACTAGCTAAATAAATCGTAAATTTTTGGCAGATtttaattggcgctacacAGGTCTGGGAAGTCGAGGCTACCAATAGTCTGATTTAGTCTGGTTTACTAGTCTGTGATAGACCTCAGTGTCAACAGTTGTCTTGTTTTACGTTAACGTAATATTTTTGCCATACCTTTCTTCTTCGGGTGCGTCAGAGTTACACCATTTGATGAAATTCCGTAAAAGCGTCGTTAGGCGTCGGTCATCACCACTGCCATCGCCATCCACAAGTAATCGAGTTCTAATGACTTTCTCATCTGTAAAAACAAAGTCAAAGAGCAATTCTACTAAATCCTGTCATTCTGTTGTCCTACCATCTGCAGCCGCTGCCATCTTGTCTCTTGGCTAAAGCGCGTTAAATGTACTACCTCGCGCGCTAAAAGTGAGAACTCCGAGGACAACTGCAATGGTTACTGCGTCTTTGGTCTCTTTCAATGGCCGAGGAGTGGATGGTTGAGTCTTCTGACGATGAAGTCTGTTCATCTCTAGGCTCAGAGGGTCTTGGAGGCGCTCCCAAAAGGAAGCATGTAAAGACGTCTGATGCAGCAGATGTGGAGATAGGAGAGTTGTACAAGAGGATAGCAAGAGATGGATATGTTCAACTGCAATGTGTTGAGAAAAGAAGGAAGGAGTCGCAACAGAATCAGTCGCTAGAGAGAAAGGTGGAGGGAACCAAAAATGCAGAGAAGgagaaagaaacaaaagaGAATAAATCGTATGCAACTTTATCCATTTAtgttttattgttaattaattaattaattaattaagattttatttttaatttatgcATTTATCTatgtatattatatttatttgtttttttaaaattgttttatttttaatttatatttaatttaatttttaattaattagttaattaattaatttattgtgtttgttgtaaatcgagctatttgtttgtttatgtgtcttaCAGGGACATGCCAGTAACAGACAATTCAACATTTGACTTTTGTGATGACATACATGTTATCCCAACTGCTCCCACTCCACAACCAGACGTAAAGCGTGCTGCTCTGAAAGGTACAGTACGTACTTACCTacattgtatatatacatgaTGTA encodes the following:
- the LOC134190368 gene encoding THO complex subunit 7 homolog, with protein sequence MAAAADDEKVIRTRLLVDGDGSGDDRRLTTLLRNFIKWCNSDAPEEERHAQYQRLLVTLSQCEFAMGKTEMVCEMNQRETHRYEQMHSDIERSIQEAQIKIKASQKELRDAKNIRKHRQEYDALASIIQQHPDRQESAKQMVALETELSELKEQQEMLQTKLETRRKQFHVLVHSIHELQKLLEDEETETPMERKVSLPMEQDTT
- the LOC134184584 gene encoding uncharacterized protein LOC134184584 encodes the protein MAEEWMVESSDDEVCSSLGSEGLGGAPKRKHVKTSDAADVEIGELYKRIARDGYVQLQCVEKRRKESQQNQSLERKVEGTKNAEKEKETKENKSDMPVTDNSTFDFCDDIHVIPTAPTPQPDVKRAALKGSKKRKPKTVAKWSNVIRHLQIDYENESKTRTTTHTVGADVKDEDTLLREKQSTQPEAAHGGIDLSFSMSSIDSSMTKDGLQDKIKYAETLLASQQVNQPATEPTQQP